A section of the Clostridium sp. TW13 genome encodes:
- a CDS encoding RNA polymerase sigma factor: MDDLNLVQNILKGDDSAFELLLKKYQLEISKYVYSNIRDNETTKDIVQDIFICVYNKLYTFDQKYKFKTWLYTIARNKCIDYIRKSKKVSIDSDSSVDLVESKEACPSTIAEFNETKSSISAFIKTLDEKNKQLLYLKYYHSDMNFNDIGRILKISEAATKSRYYSLYKRYINFLNKSNKIRGERFEMQ, from the coding sequence ATGGATGATCTAAATTTAGTTCAAAATATTTTGAAGGGAGATGACAGTGCCTTTGAACTGTTGCTAAAGAAATATCAACTAGAGATAAGTAAATATGTCTATTCTAATATAAGAGACAATGAAACTACAAAAGATATAGTACAGGATATTTTCATTTGTGTTTACAATAAACTTTACACCTTTGATCAAAAGTATAAATTTAAAACATGGCTTTATACCATTGCTAGAAACAAATGCATCGATTATATTAGGAAAAGCAAAAAAGTTTCAATAGATTCAGACTCTTCTGTTGACTTGGTGGAATCTAAGGAAGCTTGTCCTTCAACTATTGCTGAGTTTAATGAAACAAAATCTTCTATTTCAGCTTTTATAAAGACATTAGATGAAAAAAATAAGCAGTTATTATACTTAAAATACTATCATAGTGATATGAATTTTAATGACATAGGGCGTATTTTAAAAATTAGCGAAGCAGCTACGAAAAGTAGATATTATTCCTTATATAAAAGATATATAAATTTTCTAAACAAATCTAATAAAATAAGAGGTGAAAGATTTGAAATGCAATAA
- a CDS encoding tetratricopeptide repeat protein has product MLTLILLEPIILICMFICIVVILVYLIRSNSNSKKNRYNWFIQEGNNYIKEGNYKSALHVFSKSVELKPDDATGYLLKGYVLYKLNRYKDGINELSKAIELDADNVEAYKVRAHIYIDMDEFDKALSDTSTILELNPINPSAYSTRAMVYLKKKELDRALSELLKAIDLHLDDCVTYDLLSSIYIKLGDYEKSLESSNKAINLDNERFSAYKNHAYALIKLNKLDEAKEYIQKSINISTNYGDAYIILSMINLIEKDLISFYENLTIASLKKVYYIDYFDEPIFDEVRNTNNFIEVYTKLKISYKGIS; this is encoded by the coding sequence ATGTTAACTTTAATTTTATTGGAACCAATAATATTAATTTGTATGTTTATATGCATTGTTGTCATATTGGTTTATCTTATAAGATCAAATTCTAATAGTAAAAAAAATAGATATAATTGGTTCATCCAAGAAGGTAATAATTATATCAAAGAGGGAAATTATAAATCAGCTTTACACGTTTTTTCAAAATCAGTGGAACTTAAACCTGATGATGCTACAGGATATTTACTAAAAGGTTATGTTCTTTATAAATTAAATAGATATAAGGATGGCATTAATGAACTTTCTAAAGCTATAGAGTTAGATGCAGATAATGTCGAGGCATATAAGGTCAGGGCACATATATATATAGATATGGATGAATTCGATAAAGCTCTTTCGGATACTTCTACAATTTTAGAATTGAATCCTATAAACCCATCTGCTTATAGTACTAGAGCAATGGTTTATTTAAAAAAGAAGGAATTAGATAGGGCACTAAGTGAGCTACTTAAAGCAATTGATTTACACTTAGATGATTGTGTGACATATGACCTTTTATCATCAATATATATTAAATTAGGTGATTATGAAAAATCATTGGAGAGTTCCAACAAGGCTATTAATTTAGACAACGAAAGATTTTCTGCTTATAAGAATCATGCTTATGCATTAATAAAATTAAATAAACTTGATGAAGCTAAAGAATATATACAAAAGTCTATAAATATAAGTACTAATTATGGTGATGCTTATATTATCTTATCTATGATAAATCTCATTGAAAAAGATTTGATTAGTTTTTATGAGAATTTAACTATTGCTTCACTTAAGAAAGTTTACTACATTGATTATTTTGACGAGCCTATCTTTGATGAAGTAAGAAATACAAATAATTTCATTGAAGTCTATACTAAGTTGAAGATAAGTTACAAAGGAATCTCTTAA